One Prolixibacteraceae bacterium DNA segment encodes these proteins:
- a CDS encoding DUF4831 family protein, producing the protein MKTFKILALLMFCNLLVMAAPDRKKGEEVKVPYQNGPVYALPATGIRVYVDAVYEEFIPGPYQKYAEELLQITNTKKKSFASWKIKTIRFGSFVTADAAEYHQVKSENMTHLSVNSYGIIKGINGEFEDQITPIPCSQNDFMTIEPSSFSWNDLSIQEFVQVNDSLPEQWVKLSEKQKAYDAAHTITKLRKRRFHMLSSEYETVPPDGDAYKVVVDQLKKIENRYTELFTGKHIKRTRSFVFDVVPGNSAIVAFRFDSQKGVVPTSDLSGKPMMLSVTANAQMKSSLKKQSGASSVSPEGLYYRMPCLSEIVLMDGTKVIATSKMMIAQQGVRFPLSPNFCVKENKYEITYNQNTGALNSVKQLVPLKVEED; encoded by the coding sequence ATGAAGACTTTTAAGATATTGGCTCTTTTGATGTTCTGCAACCTATTGGTTATGGCTGCACCAGATCGTAAAAAAGGGGAGGAAGTGAAGGTCCCTTATCAAAATGGACCTGTATATGCACTTCCTGCTACAGGGATACGTGTTTATGTTGATGCTGTTTATGAGGAATTTATCCCTGGTCCGTATCAAAAGTATGCTGAAGAGTTGTTGCAAATTACCAATACCAAGAAAAAGTCTTTCGCTTCATGGAAGATTAAGACGATTAGATTCGGGTCGTTTGTTACTGCTGATGCTGCGGAGTATCACCAAGTGAAGAGTGAGAACATGACACATTTATCAGTTAATAGTTACGGGATAATAAAAGGGATTAATGGTGAGTTTGAAGACCAAATTACTCCAATACCTTGTTCTCAAAATGACTTTATGACAATAGAGCCTTCTTCTTTTTCATGGAATGATCTCTCTATTCAAGAGTTCGTTCAAGTGAATGATTCTCTTCCTGAACAGTGGGTGAAGCTTTCAGAGAAGCAAAAGGCATATGATGCAGCACATACCATCACCAAGTTAAGAAAACGTAGATTTCATATGTTGTCTTCAGAGTATGAGACTGTTCCACCAGATGGTGATGCTTATAAGGTTGTTGTTGATCAATTGAAAAAGATCGAAAATAGATATACTGAGTTGTTTACAGGTAAGCATATCAAACGCACCCGTTCATTTGTTTTCGATGTGGTTCCTGGCAATAGTGCGATTGTGGCTTTCCGATTCGATTCACAAAAAGGAGTAGTTCCTACTTCGGATCTTTCAGGTAAGCCAATGATGTTAAGTGTTACTGCTAATGCACAAATGAAATCATCTCTTAAAAAGCAATCTGGTGCTAGTTCAGTATCTCCTGAAGGATTGTACTACAGAATGCCATGTCTGTCAGAGATCGTTTTAATGGATGGTACAAAAGTGATTGCAACATCAAAGATGATGATTGCTCAACAAGGGGTGAGATTCCCTTTATCCCCAAATTTCTGTGTCAAAGAGAATAAATACGAAATTACCTATAACCAGAATACAGGGGCATTGAATAGCGTAAAGCAGTTGGTTCCTTTAAAAGTGGAAGAGGATTAA
- a CDS encoding peptide MFS transporter, with the protein MLKKHPKGLLIAFFANMGERFGFYTMMGILVYYLMAKYGMSGTEAGKIYSGFYGAIYGLALVGGIIADRTKNFKGVIGVGLITMLAGYIFMAVPGLNLTFTIGALAVIALGNGLFKGNLQAVVGQLYDDPKYSHLRDSAFSIFYMGINIGALFAPTVASSTINWFIKKEGFIRNDELPSLIHQFQDKTLESTSQLQSIADNMMGSHVDLTQFCNDYLTAYSSAFNWAFGVAGGMMIFSFIIYMVFKHKLPDVQVKTTENGEVAEMSKEETKQRLIALFLVFATVIFFWMAFHQNGLTMTMFAKDFTVQEVGPGTYLVFNIWSLLTIVAGILSLRSIIINRNDLKNQLVSIAVLIASCIGIYLFYINNDLVNAFSPELFQHFNPTMIVFLTPIIVGYFAWLNKRGKEPSAPRKIGYGMLITAIGFAILLIGSLHLGTLADAQANTEHARVGTGWLIGTYFTLTIAELFLSPMGLSFVSKVSPPKYQGIMQGAWLGATAVGNLLLGVGSYMYDKFEIWQVWAVFIVLCLIAASFIFSIMKKIERFE; encoded by the coding sequence ATGCTAAAAAAACATCCGAAGGGACTCTTGATTGCCTTCTTTGCAAACATGGGTGAGCGATTTGGATTCTATACCATGATGGGTATCTTGGTGTATTATCTTATGGCAAAATATGGAATGTCAGGTACTGAAGCCGGTAAAATTTATAGTGGTTTTTATGGAGCTATATATGGACTTGCGTTAGTTGGTGGAATCATTGCCGACAGAACAAAAAATTTCAAAGGCGTCATTGGTGTTGGTTTGATTACCATGCTCGCAGGTTATATATTCATGGCTGTTCCTGGATTGAATTTAACGTTTACTATTGGAGCATTGGCTGTCATTGCATTAGGTAATGGTCTTTTTAAAGGAAACTTACAAGCAGTTGTTGGACAGTTATATGACGATCCTAAATATTCACACCTTCGAGATTCAGCATTTTCTATCTTCTATATGGGAATCAATATTGGAGCCTTATTTGCACCAACTGTTGCTTCTTCAACAATCAATTGGTTTATTAAAAAAGAGGGATTTATTCGTAATGACGAACTTCCTTCATTAATACATCAATTCCAAGATAAAACATTAGAGAGCACTTCTCAATTACAATCTATTGCAGATAATATGATGGGATCACATGTTGATCTAACTCAATTCTGCAACGATTATCTAACTGCATATAGTTCAGCATTTAACTGGGCATTTGGAGTTGCAGGTGGAATGATGATATTCTCATTTATTATCTATATGGTGTTTAAGCACAAACTTCCTGATGTTCAAGTGAAAACAACTGAAAATGGAGAAGTTGCAGAGATGTCTAAAGAAGAGACGAAACAACGTCTTATCGCTCTATTCCTAGTGTTTGCTACAGTAATCTTCTTCTGGATGGCATTCCACCAGAATGGACTTACTATGACAATGTTTGCAAAAGACTTTACAGTGCAAGAGGTAGGACCTGGAACATACCTTGTGTTCAATATTTGGTCTCTACTTACTATTGTTGCTGGTATCCTATCGTTGCGTAGTATTATTATAAATAGAAATGACCTTAAAAATCAATTGGTATCTATTGCTGTATTGATTGCATCATGTATTGGAATCTATCTTTTTTACATCAACAATGATCTTGTAAATGCATTCTCTCCAGAGTTATTCCAGCACTTTAACCCAACAATGATTGTGTTCTTAACACCTATTATTGTGGGATACTTTGCATGGTTGAATAAAAGAGGAAAAGAGCCTTCAGCACCACGTAAGATTGGTTATGGTATGTTGATTACTGCAATTGGATTTGCTATTCTACTTATCGGATCACTTCATTTGGGTACTTTGGCTGATGCACAAGCAAACACCGAACATGCACGTGTAGGAACAGGATGGTTGATCGGAACTTATTTTACTTTAACGATTGCCGAACTATTCTTAAGCCCAATGGGACTATCATTTGTTTCAAAAGTATCTCCTCCTAAATATCAAGGTATCATGCAAGGTGCTTGGTTGGGTGCCACTGCGGTTGGAAACCTACTTCTAGGTGTTGGTAGTTACATGTATGATAAATTCGAAATATGGCAAGTATGGGCTGTATTTATCGTTCTTTGTTTAATTGCAGCTTCGTTTATCTTCTCTATCATGAAAAAGATCGAAAGATTTGAATAG
- the carB gene encoding carbamoyl-phosphate synthase (glutamine-hydrolyzing) large subunit codes for MKDRVNKVIVLGSGALKIGEAGEFDYSGSQALKALKEEGIETVLINPNIATIQTSEEIADKVYFLPVTPEFVEKVIIKEKPQGILLAFGGQTALNCGVALYEQGILEKYNVEVVGTPVQAIIDTEDREIFAGILGEIHVDTPKSIACENMENAKIAATKIGFPLIIRAAYTLGGMGSGFCNNMDELETLANNAFSYSPQILVEESLKGWKEVEYEVVRDRYNNCITVCNMENFDPLGIHTGESIVVAPSQTLTNAEYHKLREVSIRIIRRVGIVGECNVQFALDPNSEEYRVIEVNARLSRSSALASKATGYPLAFVAAKLGLGYGVHELKNSVTKETTACFEPALDYCVCKIPRWDLTKFSGVAQQLGSSMKSVGEIMSIGRTFEEAMQKGLRMVGLGMHGFVGNRGEMEIDNIDEELQRPTDRRVFAIAEAFHKGYSVDKVWEMTRIDKFFLSKLYRIYQMRCDLMEHNDLESLGKEMLLESKKLGFSDFQIARMVLKGETSSMQADTLQVREYRKSLNVTPFVKQIDTLAGEYPAQTNYLYMTYHGQEHDVEFTDDFKSVLVLGSGAYRIGSSVEFDWCGVNAVNTIKDHGYRSIMLNYNPETVSTDYDNCDRLYFDELSLERVLDVNDFESLKGVVVSTGGQIPNNLAMKLHGQNVPILGTSPLKIDNAEDRQKFSAMLDVLGIDQPRWKELSSMNEIFDFVGEVGFPVLVRPSYVLSGAAMNVVTDKDQLEGFLRMAAHVSKEHPVVVSEFIEQAKEIEVDAVAKDGEIVAYAISEHVEFAGVHSGDATIVFPPQKLYVETIRRVKRIARQIAEALEITGPFNMQLLAKDNDIKVIECNLRASRSFPFVSKVLKTNLIEIATKAMLDVPFEKPDKSLFELDYVGVKAPQFSFHRLLNADPVLGVDMSSTGEVACLGENFYEAMYKAMLSVGYRTPEKNILISSGPLRGKVELLNSAKMLKERGYNLFATAGTQKFFAENGVESELVYWPDEAQHPNAIDLIKDKKIDLVINIPKDHTKRELSNGYNVRRNAIDFNVPLITNARVASAFIYSFCKQDIDNDLLIKSWGEY; via the coding sequence ATCAAAGATAGAGTAAATAAAGTCATTGTACTAGGATCTGGAGCCCTTAAGATTGGGGAAGCAGGGGAGTTTGACTATTCTGGATCACAAGCCCTTAAGGCCTTGAAAGAGGAGGGGATTGAGACCGTATTGATTAATCCAAACATTGCAACGATACAGACATCAGAAGAGATTGCAGATAAGGTTTATTTCTTGCCTGTTACTCCTGAGTTTGTTGAAAAAGTAATTATTAAAGAAAAACCTCAAGGAATCTTGTTGGCTTTTGGTGGACAAACTGCACTTAATTGTGGGGTTGCACTTTATGAGCAAGGAATACTTGAAAAATATAATGTGGAAGTTGTAGGTACTCCAGTACAGGCAATTATCGACACAGAGGACCGCGAAATCTTTGCAGGAATCCTTGGTGAGATCCATGTAGATACACCAAAGAGTATTGCTTGTGAAAACATGGAAAATGCAAAAATTGCTGCCACGAAGATTGGTTTCCCTCTAATTATTCGTGCTGCATATACGCTTGGAGGTATGGGTTCTGGGTTCTGTAATAATATGGATGAACTAGAAACACTTGCCAACAATGCTTTCTCTTACTCTCCTCAGATTCTTGTAGAAGAGTCTTTGAAGGGATGGAAAGAGGTCGAGTATGAGGTGGTACGTGACCGTTACAATAACTGTATTACAGTTTGTAACATGGAGAATTTCGATCCTCTAGGTATTCATACAGGAGAGTCTATAGTTGTTGCTCCATCTCAAACTCTTACGAATGCGGAGTATCATAAGCTTCGTGAGGTGAGTATTCGAATTATCCGTCGTGTAGGTATTGTAGGGGAGTGTAACGTACAATTTGCTTTGGATCCAAATTCAGAGGAGTATCGTGTGATCGAGGTGAATGCTCGCCTTTCTCGTTCTTCTGCGCTTGCATCAAAAGCTACAGGTTACCCTCTTGCTTTTGTGGCTGCCAAACTAGGATTAGGTTATGGTGTTCATGAGTTGAAAAATTCCGTTACAAAAGAGACTACTGCATGTTTCGAGCCTGCTCTTGACTATTGTGTGTGTAAGATTCCTCGTTGGGATTTGACTAAATTCTCAGGGGTTGCACAGCAGCTAGGTTCAAGTATGAAGTCTGTTGGAGAAATTATGTCTATTGGACGTACTTTTGAGGAGGCTATGCAGAAAGGGCTTCGTATGGTGGGTCTTGGAATGCACGGTTTCGTAGGAAACAGAGGAGAGATGGAGATCGATAATATCGATGAGGAACTTCAACGTCCTACAGATCGTCGTGTGTTTGCTATTGCTGAGGCATTCCATAAAGGGTACTCAGTGGATAAAGTGTGGGAAATGACTCGTATTGATAAGTTTTTCCTAAGCAAACTATACCGTATCTACCAGATGCGTTGTGACCTAATGGAACACAACGATCTAGAATCTCTTGGTAAGGAGATGCTTCTTGAATCGAAGAAGTTAGGATTCTCTGATTTCCAGATTGCTAGAATGGTATTGAAAGGAGAGACCTCTTCGATGCAAGCGGATACACTACAAGTACGTGAATATCGTAAGTCTTTAAATGTGACTCCTTTTGTGAAGCAAATTGATACGCTTGCAGGAGAGTATCCAGCTCAGACAAATTATCTATATATGACATATCATGGTCAAGAGCATGATGTGGAGTTTACTGATGACTTTAAATCAGTTCTTGTATTAGGTTCTGGTGCTTATCGTATCGGTTCTTCTGTAGAGTTTGATTGGTGTGGTGTGAATGCCGTAAATACAATCAAAGATCATGGATATCGTTCGATTATGTTGAACTATAATCCTGAAACGGTTTCTACCGACTATGACAACTGCGATCGTCTCTATTTTGATGAACTTTCGTTGGAACGCGTCTTAGATGTCAACGACTTTGAATCATTGAAAGGGGTTGTAGTCTCTACAGGTGGTCAGATACCAAATAACCTAGCAATGAAACTTCATGGTCAGAATGTTCCTATTCTTGGTACCTCTCCATTGAAGATTGACAATGCGGAAGATCGTCAGAAATTCTCTGCTATGTTAGATGTGTTGGGTATTGATCAGCCTCGTTGGAAAGAGCTCTCTTCTATGAATGAGATCTTTGATTTTGTTGGAGAGGTTGGGTTCCCTGTTTTGGTTCGTCCTTCTTATGTGCTTTCTGGTGCTGCGATGAATGTAGTAACAGATAAGGATCAACTAGAGGGATTCTTGAGAATGGCTGCCCATGTATCTAAAGAGCATCCAGTGGTTGTTTCTGAATTCATCGAACAGGCAAAAGAGATTGAAGTGGATGCGGTAGCAAAAGATGGTGAGATTGTTGCTTATGCAATATCAGAGCATGTGGAGTTTGCTGGAGTTCACTCGGGAGATGCTACCATTGTGTTCCCTCCTCAGAAATTGTATGTGGAGACAATACGTCGTGTAAAACGTATCGCTCGCCAAATTGCAGAAGCACTAGAGATTACTGGTCCTTTCAATATGCAGTTGCTTGCAAAAGATAACGATATTAAGGTGATTGAGTGTAATCTAAGAGCTTCTCGTTCTTTCCCATTTGTTTCTAAAGTACTTAAAACAAACTTGATTGAGATCGCAACGAAGGCAATGTTGGATGTCCCATTTGAAAAGCCAGATAAATCGCTATTTGAATTGGATTATGTGGGGGTTAAAGCTCCTCAATTCTCATTCCACCGTCTGTTGAATGCCGATCCTGTATTGGGTGTTGATATGTCTTCAACAGGGGAGGTTGCTTGTTTGGGAGAGAACTTCTACGAAGCGATGTATAAAGCGATGTTGTCTGTAGGATATCGTACTCCTGAAAAGAATATTTTGATCTCATCAGGGCCGTTAAGAGGAAAAGTAGAGCTTCTAAATAGTGCCAAGATGTTGAAGGAGAGAGGTTACAATCTATTCGCTACAGCAGGAACACAGAAATTCTTTGCAGAGAATGGGGTTGAGTCAGAATTGGTTTACTGGCCAGATGAAGCGCAACATCCTAATGCAATTGATTTGATTAAGGATAAGAAGATTGATTTGGTGATCAATATTCCTAAAGATCACACAAAACGTGAGTTATCTAATGGATACAATGTACGTCGTAATGCGATCGACTTCAATGTTCCATTGATTACTAATGCTCGTGTTGCTAGTGCATTTATCTACTCTTTCTGTAAGCAAGATATTGATAATGATCTATTGATTAAATCATGGGGTGAGTATTAA
- a CDS encoding NAD(P)H-hydrate dehydratase, with translation MKLWSPTQILEWDLITCRTEGITSIELMYRAASKWVQSFTKYYPKRFSVLVVVGPGNNGGDGLVIASLLYELGYTVKIYAVHPSVTKSDDALFYYHELVEKSKIEICYFPQSPQDVFMTLSSPSVVVDALFGIGLSRNIRGAYQEVVEWMNRIVEPIVSVDVPSGLSLRNFKKQSGSIVQATHTFTFEVPKVDFFFPENAPLIGELCTIPIGLTENGLDGETPICEYITISWITSHLIAPKRYSHKGTYGHAMIIAGSEGMMGASILACKGALSGGCGLITTHIPNSYETLIHQSVPELLVSSDESNQCFSSLPKMDGIKAIGIGPGLGQSAITQEALYLLMRKYHYPMVLDADALNILSDNPDWLIEIPGNSILTPHLKEFDRLFGTSFDTWERIEKAKRIAIFYRINILIKGKNSIIVDRYGSWSINSSGNSVLSKGGSGDVLTGLITSLIARGYRAEVALRLGVWIHGKAGDVFAAQGDNVSLNISTLPTYIGRVWELLQNSSSK, from the coding sequence ATGAAGTTATGGAGTCCAACACAGATCCTAGAATGGGATCTAATAACATGTAGAACTGAGGGTATTACCTCTATTGAGTTGATGTACCGCGCTGCATCAAAATGGGTTCAGTCATTTACAAAGTATTATCCCAAAAGATTCTCGGTGTTAGTGGTCGTTGGTCCTGGTAATAACGGAGGAGATGGTCTTGTCATTGCTTCTTTACTCTATGAACTTGGCTACACCGTGAAGATATATGCTGTACACCCTTCTGTGACTAAAAGTGATGATGCATTGTTTTATTATCATGAACTTGTTGAAAAAAGTAAGATTGAAATATGCTATTTTCCACAGTCTCCTCAAGATGTTTTTATGACGTTGTCTTCTCCTTCAGTGGTTGTTGATGCGCTCTTTGGTATAGGTCTTTCACGAAATATAAGAGGAGCTTATCAAGAAGTGGTGGAATGGATGAATCGTATTGTAGAACCTATTGTATCAGTGGATGTGCCTTCAGGATTATCTTTAAGAAACTTTAAAAAACAGTCCGGTAGTATTGTGCAAGCAACACATACTTTTACTTTTGAAGTGCCCAAAGTAGACTTTTTCTTCCCAGAGAATGCTCCTCTTATTGGAGAATTGTGTACTATTCCTATTGGGTTGACAGAAAATGGGTTGGATGGAGAGACTCCAATTTGTGAGTATATCACTATTTCATGGATTACATCTCATTTAATTGCTCCGAAACGATACTCTCATAAGGGGACTTATGGTCATGCAATGATTATTGCAGGATCAGAAGGAATGATGGGAGCATCTATCTTAGCTTGTAAAGGTGCATTGTCTGGAGGATGTGGGCTTATTACGACCCATATTCCCAATTCATATGAGACTCTAATACATCAATCTGTTCCCGAACTGTTAGTCTCTTCAGATGAAAGTAATCAGTGCTTCTCTTCCCTACCAAAAATGGATGGTATCAAGGCTATTGGTATTGGCCCAGGATTAGGCCAAAGTGCTATTACACAAGAGGCCCTCTATTTGCTTATGAGAAAATATCATTATCCCATGGTGTTAGATGCAGATGCTTTAAATATCTTATCCGACAATCCAGATTGGCTAATAGAGATTCCTGGGAACTCTATTTTAACCCCTCATCTTAAGGAATTTGATCGTCTATTTGGGACCTCTTTTGATACATGGGAGCGTATTGAAAAAGCAAAACGTATAGCTATATTTTATCGAATTAATATACTTATTAAGGGGAAGAACAGTATTATTGTGGATCGTTACGGTAGCTGGAGTATCAATAGTAGTGGAAATTCGGTATTATCTAAGGGGGGAAGTGGAGATGTATTAACGGGGTTGATTACATCCCTTATTGCGCGTGGTTACAGAGCTGAAGTTGCCTTGCGTCTAGGAGTTTGGATTCATGGAAAAGCAGGAGATGTCTTTGCAGCACAAGGGGATAATGTGAGTTTGAATATTTCTACATTGCCAACTTATATTGGAAGAGTTTGGGAGTTGTTACAAAATTCCTCTTCCAAATAA
- a CDS encoding TonB-dependent receptor — protein sequence MRHQNRRFILLLFVFILHFPLLAQIKISGIVLDKKNQTTIPFSTVRVMDKNANFLSGGITNENGQFSISIKKEGDISITINTLGYKKNTQSLFVSKKNPNYYIGKIYLEQDIQQLDAVSVVASKDGQSNGLQKKSYKLDQNISQSGGSVLKAMQNLPGVSIDGDGTVSLRGSKNVLVLVDGHQSSLTGFGTATNLDAISSSNIEKIEIINNPSSKYDSKGNAGIINIVYKKEIKKGFNGEVSLSTGVGELTNSPQNIAGISIQDKYRFTPKVTPSILLNYRSEKINYFIQADATARKKINSNIFSQRIYDNGDITDQQFSEMREQLFYNVKFGVDWFIDQQNKITVYGLWEDEYHVDHGDVPYIYNSAGKDNRLWEWTENEDTKFLNIAALYHHDFEQKGHTLDIAYHGTGGREDELFPFSDSFYNADGIQQGATKNDSTHLIVSEYIHNITLDYVKPTSSGRFETGVFLNLRNIPITYDIYSGDPSTGYMDPNLGDWSDYTENVLAAYINYVYIHKKLDLEVGGRFEQSWVDYQLSDDNIYYNDNYPTNYFNFYPNLRLTYHILENHKVSFFANKRIDRPDEFQLRPFPKYDDPEILRTGNPALQPQYTTNFELAYKYDWKGGAMTVSAYHKKIEDIIGRVAIQDPNRTNVINYVPDNFGDGTNQGIEWVFNQKITSFFTLDANLNWYVNTIGATDGTIYYPDPNGIDYHIDKQTNNTYNFKINGNFDLKHGVQMQMSYIYYAPDIRPQSEISSHQRFNFGISKAIMKGQGEVFVNANDLFNTDKIETTTYGQGFTMTQKDYLETQTIMLGVKFKF from the coding sequence ATGAGACATCAAAATAGAAGGTTTATACTACTTCTTTTTGTATTTATTCTTCACTTTCCACTATTAGCACAAATAAAAATAAGTGGTATCGTATTAGATAAAAAAAATCAAACCACCATTCCATTTTCCACCGTAAGAGTAATGGACAAAAACGCCAACTTTCTCTCTGGAGGAATTACAAACGAGAATGGACAATTTTCTATATCCATTAAGAAAGAGGGAGATATCTCCATCACTATCAACACTCTTGGATACAAAAAAAACACCCAATCCTTATTTGTTAGTAAAAAAAATCCCAATTATTACATTGGAAAGATATATTTAGAACAGGATATTCAACAACTAGATGCTGTAAGTGTGGTTGCAAGTAAAGATGGGCAATCTAACGGGCTACAGAAAAAAAGTTATAAATTAGATCAGAATATCTCTCAGTCAGGAGGATCAGTACTAAAGGCAATGCAAAACCTCCCAGGAGTTTCCATTGATGGGGATGGAACGGTATCGTTGAGAGGGAGCAAGAATGTATTAGTTTTAGTTGATGGACATCAATCTAGCTTAACAGGCTTTGGGACTGCAACGAACCTAGATGCAATTTCTTCATCAAATATTGAAAAGATTGAGATTATAAATAATCCATCTTCTAAATATGATAGCAAAGGAAATGCAGGAATCATCAACATTGTCTATAAGAAAGAGATCAAAAAGGGATTCAATGGAGAAGTTTCACTCTCTACAGGGGTTGGAGAACTCACAAACTCTCCACAGAATATAGCAGGTATATCTATCCAAGACAAATATCGATTTACTCCGAAGGTTACTCCGAGTATTCTATTAAACTATAGGTCTGAAAAGATTAACTATTTTATCCAAGCAGATGCTACAGCTAGGAAGAAAATTAATAGCAATATATTTTCTCAAAGAATATACGATAACGGGGACATAACAGACCAACAATTCTCGGAGATGCGAGAACAACTCTTTTATAATGTAAAGTTTGGGGTAGATTGGTTTATCGATCAACAGAATAAAATCACAGTCTATGGTTTATGGGAAGACGAATACCACGTGGACCATGGGGATGTTCCATATATATATAACTCTGCAGGCAAAGACAACAGACTGTGGGAGTGGACAGAGAACGAAGACACCAAATTCCTTAATATCGCAGCACTATATCACCACGATTTTGAACAAAAAGGACATACTCTTGACATTGCATACCATGGAACAGGAGGACGAGAAGATGAATTGTTTCCATTTTCGGACAGCTTCTATAATGCAGATGGCATTCAACAAGGAGCTACGAAGAATGATTCTACCCACCTTATCGTCAGTGAATATATCCACAACATCACATTAGATTATGTAAAACCAACCTCTTCAGGACGATTCGAAACAGGTGTGTTTCTTAACTTAAGAAATATACCAATTACTTATGACATTTATTCAGGAGACCCGTCCACAGGATATATGGACCCAAATCTAGGAGATTGGTCTGATTACACAGAGAACGTCTTAGCGGCATACATTAACTATGTATATATCCACAAAAAGTTAGATTTAGAAGTTGGTGGGAGATTTGAACAGTCTTGGGTAGATTACCAATTAAGTGACGACAATATATACTACAACGACAACTATCCAACCAACTACTTTAACTTCTATCCAAACCTACGTTTAACCTATCACATACTAGAGAATCACAAAGTATCATTCTTTGCCAATAAGCGAATTGATAGGCCAGATGAATTTCAGTTGCGTCCATTCCCTAAGTATGATGATCCCGAAATTCTAAGAACAGGAAACCCTGCATTACAACCTCAATATACTACCAATTTTGAATTGGCATACAAATATGATTGGAAGGGAGGAGCCATGACAGTATCCGCATATCATAAGAAGATTGAGGATATCATTGGAAGAGTTGCCATACAGGATCCAAACCGAACCAATGTGATAAACTATGTTCCAGACAACTTTGGAGATGGGACGAATCAAGGAATTGAGTGGGTATTCAATCAGAAGATAACATCATTTTTCACCCTTGATGCCAACTTGAACTGGTATGTAAACACCATAGGCGCAACAGATGGTACCATCTATTATCCAGATCCTAATGGGATAGATTATCATATTGACAAACAGACAAACAACACCTATAATTTTAAGATCAATGGTAATTTTGACTTAAAACATGGAGTTCAAATGCAGATGAGCTATATATACTATGCACCAGATATTAGACCTCAAAGCGAGATCTCATCACACCAAAGGTTTAACTTTGGAATTTCAAAAGCCATTATGAAAGGACAAGGTGAGGTATTCGTAAATGCAAATGACTTATTCAACACAGACAAGATTGAAACCACTACTTATGGGCAGGGCTTTACGATGACACAAAAAGACTATCTTGAAACCCAAACCATTATGTTAGGAGTTAAGTTTAAGTTCTAA